One window from the genome of Pseudomonadota bacterium encodes:
- the fliN gene encoding flagellar motor switch protein FliN translates to MTDEMMSAGFADSPKDVEAIYDIPVQISAVLGRATMQVSQLLKLGRGAVVELDRKVGEAIDIYVNNRLVARGEVVVNEDRLGVTMTEIVKSDRTRQ, encoded by the coding sequence ATGACAGATGAAATGATGAGCGCAGGTTTCGCGGATTCACCGAAGGATGTCGAGGCGATTTACGACATTCCGGTACAGATTTCCGCTGTTCTTGGTCGTGCAACCATGCAGGTCAGCCAGCTGCTGAAACTGGGACGTGGCGCGGTTGTCGAGCTTGACCGCAAAGTCGGCGAGGCGATCGACATCTACGTTAATAACCGTCTTGTCGCACGCGGCGAGGTTGTCGTGAATGAAGACCGGCTTGGCGTCACCATGACGGAAATCGTCAAATCAGACCGTACGCGGCAATAG
- a CDS encoding sigma-54-dependent Fis family transcriptional regulator, producing MRLMIVGSLEGHISMAGKIALSRGADVIHCEDIGEALGALRAGRGADLVMVDVRQNISEFIKGLEAERIAVQVVACGLDNDAAAAVKAIKAGAKEYVPLPPDADLIAAVLEAASQENSDMIAGDPAMKAVMKMADQIAPSEATVLITGSSGTGKEVMSRYIHMHSKRKTKKFISLNCAAIPENLLESELFGHEKGAFTGAVARRIGKFEEADGGTLLLDEVSEMHPSLQAKLLRAVQERVIDRVGGKEPVKVDIRLIATSNRDLAEEVKNGNFREDLYFRLNVINLQLPDLKDRPSDILPLAKLFVEKYTAENGLPVVKKLSDAAIDKMQHYHWPGNVRELENTLHRAVLISTEDEIEPAAIILSEAAPESAAAAPAAKAATPPPQEDDGVENAMAALVGHSMAEMEQEMIMRTLDHCLGNRTHAARILGISIRTLRNKLNQYDGDNKSASG from the coding sequence ATGCGTCTAATGATCGTCGGCAGTCTCGAAGGACATATCAGCATGGCAGGCAAAATCGCCTTGTCACGCGGTGCTGACGTTATTCATTGCGAAGATATCGGCGAGGCTTTGGGCGCGCTGCGTGCCGGGCGCGGTGCTGACCTTGTCATGGTCGATGTGCGCCAGAATATCAGTGAATTCATCAAGGGGCTGGAGGCTGAACGTATCGCCGTGCAGGTCGTGGCCTGCGGGCTGGATAACGATGCCGCCGCCGCCGTGAAGGCCATCAAGGCCGGAGCAAAGGAATATGTGCCGCTGCCGCCCGATGCCGATTTGATTGCTGCGGTTCTGGAAGCCGCCTCGCAGGAAAACAGCGATATGATCGCGGGTGACCCCGCCATGAAAGCCGTGATGAAAATGGCTGACCAGATTGCCCCCAGCGAAGCAACTGTGCTGATTACCGGATCATCCGGTACGGGTAAGGAAGTCATGTCGCGCTATATCCACATGCACAGCAAGCGCAAGACCAAGAAATTTATTTCTCTGAACTGTGCGGCCATTCCTGAAAACCTGCTGGAATCCGAATTATTCGGCCATGAAAAAGGTGCCTTTACGGGCGCGGTGGCAAGGCGGATCGGGAAATTTGAAGAGGCTGACGGCGGCACATTGCTGCTGGATGAGGTCAGTGAAATGCACCCCTCCCTGCAGGCCAAGCTGCTGCGTGCCGTGCAGGAGCGTGTGATTGACCGTGTTGGCGGCAAGGAACCGGTCAAGGTTGATATCCGCCTGATTGCCACCAGTAACCGCGATCTGGCCGAAGAAGTTAAAAACGGCAATTTCCGTGAAGATCTGTATTTCCGTCTGAATGTCATTAATCTGCAATTGCCGGATTTGAAAGACCGTCCGTCGGATATTTTGCCGCTGGCAAAGCTGTTTGTGGAAAAATACACGGCAGAAAACGGGTTGCCGGTTGTGAAAAAACTCTCGGACGCGGCGATTGACAAAATGCAGCATTATCACTGGCCGGGTAATGTGCGCGAGCTGGAAAACACGCTGCACCGCGCCGTGCTGATTTCGACCGAAGACGAGATTGAGCCCGCCGCGATTATTCTGTCGGAGGCCGCGCCGGAATCCGCTGCCGCAGCGCCTGCCGCAAAAGCCGCGACGCCGCCCCCGCAGGAAGATGACGGCGTCGAAAACGCAATGGCGGCACTGGTCGGGCACAGTATGGCGGAAATGGAACAGGAAATGATAATGCGTACGCTGGATCATTGCCTCGGCAACCGCACCCATGCCGCCCGTATCCTCGGTATTTCCATCCGTACCTTGCGCAACAAGCTCAATCAATATGATGGCGACAATAAATCCGCATCGGGTTGA
- a CDS encoding biopolymer transporter ExbB, whose amino-acid sequence MAKEKSASQADSAPEGADVQVKLPQASVLRTVQKRKADLSIIIGLLLAIGLIVAALFMGGTPEAFLDARALLIVLFGTLAVTAVSFNGENFKTAFTVIGRAMVRHEINFELSSKQLLELALIARAKGYLELQKYEAPLRHNRFLLQGTQMLRDGSTGEEIARMLGREIDAQTSMYYKSASILRRAAEVAPAMGLIGTLIGLVQMLALLDDPASIGPSMAVALLTTFYGAFLSTVVFAPLAAKLEHNAQSEATEKRLVINALMSMSRKENPRRLEMILNSILPPQNRIRYFD is encoded by the coding sequence ATGGCAAAGGAAAAATCAGCATCGCAGGCGGATTCCGCCCCCGAAGGCGCGGATGTTCAGGTGAAGCTGCCGCAGGCCTCCGTGCTCAGGACGGTACAGAAACGCAAAGCGGATCTTTCCATTATTATCGGTTTACTGCTGGCGATCGGCTTGATCGTCGCAGCGCTGTTTATGGGCGGAACGCCGGAAGCCTTTCTGGATGCGCGGGCGCTGCTGATCGTGCTGTTCGGCACGCTGGCGGTGACGGCGGTGTCTTTTAACGGTGAAAATTTCAAAACGGCTTTTACCGTCATTGGCCGCGCCATGGTGCGGCATGAAATCAATTTCGAGCTGTCTTCAAAACAGTTGCTGGAACTGGCCTTGATCGCGCGGGCAAAAGGCTATCTGGAATTACAGAAATACGAAGCGCCGCTGCGTCATAACCGTTTTCTGCTGCAGGGGACGCAAATGCTGCGCGACGGCAGTACGGGAGAGGAAATCGCCCGTATGCTGGGGCGCGAGATTGATGCGCAAACCAGCATGTATTACAAAAGCGCGAGTATTCTGCGCCGTGCGGCGGAGGTTGCGCCGGCAATGGGATTGATCGGAACGCTGATCGGTCTTGTGCAGATGCTGGCTCTGCTGGATGATCCGGCCAGTATCGGCCCCAGCATGGCGGTGGCTTTGCTGACAACCTTTTACGGTGCGTTCCTGTCCACGGTTGTGTTTGCGCCGCTGGCGGCCAAGCTGGAGCATAACGCACAAAGCGAAGCGACGGAAAAACGCCTTGTCATCAATGCACTGATGTCGATGTCGCGCAAGGAAAACCCGCGCCGCCTTGAAATGATTTTGAACAGCATTCTGCCCCCGCAAAACCGTATCCGGTATTTCGACTGA
- a CDS encoding nucleoside deaminase yields the protein MQAEREAFMQRALDLSFEKMRELRAAPFAAVIVKNNKIIAEGWSEVVEKHDPTAHAEINAIRKACEVSGDYKLRECEIYCSTEPCPMCLAAIYLAGISKVYYANSVRDAEEFGFGHQDIAAEIAMDRKQRIMPSIQMMDSEAYYALQEWQENYSPSGGYAD from the coding sequence ATGCAGGCAGAGCGCGAGGCCTTTATGCAGCGTGCGCTGGACTTAAGTTTTGAGAAAATGCGCGAATTACGCGCCGCCCCCTTTGCCGCCGTCATTGTCAAAAACAATAAAATCATTGCGGAAGGCTGGAGCGAAGTTGTTGAAAAACACGACCCGACCGCCCATGCGGAAATCAACGCCATCCGCAAGGCCTGCGAAGTTTCCGGCGATTACAAATTGCGCGAATGTGAAATCTATTGCAGTACAGAACCCTGTCCGATGTGCCTTGCAGCCATTTATCTGGCCGGCATTTCCAAAGTCTATTACGCAAATTCCGTCCGCGATGCCGAGGAATTCGGTTTCGGGCATCAGGATATTGCCGCCGAGATCGCCATGGACAGAAAACAACGCATTATGCCGTCCATCCAGATGATGGACAGCGAGGCCTATTACGCCTTGCAGGAATGGCAGGAGAATTATTCACCGTCGGGAGGTTACGCCGACTAA
- a CDS encoding TIGR00266 family protein: protein MRHEMHGGDTFPIMKCYLEKGESIRAESGAMVSMSSNMTLTGKMDGGFGKAIGRLFTGESFFLQSIEAQDAPGWVMLATAAPGGIAPVELDGSREWIVQKGGFLAGTQDIKVSTKAQSLTKGLFSGEGFFVIKIGGAGTVFFSSYGSIIPLDVGEGETVRVDNGHLVAWHADMKYQLAKGGTSWVSSFTSGEGLACIFEGPGRVYIQTRNPRDLGFWISPFIVFPKN, encoded by the coding sequence ATGCGTCACGAAATGCATGGCGGGGATACATTCCCCATTATGAAATGTTATCTGGAGAAAGGGGAATCCATCCGCGCGGAATCAGGCGCGATGGTCTCGATGTCCTCCAATATGACATTAACAGGTAAAATGGATGGCGGCTTCGGCAAGGCAATAGGCCGCCTGTTTACCGGAGAATCCTTCTTCCTGCAATCAATCGAAGCGCAGGACGCTCCGGGCTGGGTTATGCTGGCCACAGCGGCACCGGGCGGCATTGCACCGGTCGAGCTGGACGGATCGCGGGAGTGGATCGTGCAAAAAGGCGGTTTTCTTGCCGGCACGCAGGATATCAAGGTTTCCACCAAAGCGCAGAGTCTGACAAAAGGTCTGTTCAGCGGCGAAGGGTTTTTCGTTATTAAAATCGGCGGTGCGGGCACCGTGTTCTTTTCCAGTTACGGATCAATCATTCCGCTTGATGTCGGCGAAGGCGAAACCGTCCGCGTCGATAACGGCCATCTTGTCGCCTGGCATGCCGATATGAAATACCAGCTGGCAAAAGGCGGTACCTCATGGGTTTCCTCTTTCACCTCCGGTGAAGGGCTGGCCTGTATTTTCGAAGGGCCGGGCCGCGTCTATATCCAGACACGGAATCCGCGCGATCTCGGCTTCTGGATTTCTCCCTTCATTGTCTTTCCGAAAAATTGA
- a CDS encoding alanine:cation symporter family protein, with protein MQRILTGLISSVFGIMLFAQTAAAQSVDHSLDEAFKPVSDKVQSIVFYSVKIFKGTEFEQSAPLILAWLVMAGLFFSFYFGFVNVRMFGHALDLLRGKYDKEEGGEGQINRFQALSTSLSGTVGLGNIAGVAVAISVGGPGAMFWMMAMGFFGMSTKFTECSLAVKFRHKNPDDSFSGGPMYYISDGFAEKGRTLGKIGRLMAMFFAVCCIGGAMGGGNMFQANQSFQQFVNITGGEASYFADKGWLFGLILAVLVALVIIGGIQSIARVTSKIVPLMAIIYISAGLVIIFMNITAIPAAFGTILREAFGVDALAGGFFGALLQGVQRASFSNEAGIGSAPIAHATTKTKIPVSQGVVAMLEPFIDTIMICTITALVIVVTGSYNNGGNMEGVELTSRAFASAFSWFPYILGIAVILFAFSTMIAWSYYGLKAFTYLVGENKILGTLYKLVFCSVIILGAAANLSNVIGFTDAMIFAMALPNVIGLYVLAPGLKKDLKAYYKGVIKKEHIAEEKTAAKEAKKAKSKAKQ; from the coding sequence ATGCAAAGAATTTTGACCGGTTTAATTTCATCTGTTTTCGGGATCATGCTGTTTGCACAAACAGCCGCGGCGCAGTCCGTTGACCATTCACTGGATGAAGCGTTTAAACCGGTTTCTGACAAGGTGCAGTCCATTGTTTTCTATTCCGTTAAAATCTTCAAAGGTACGGAATTTGAACAAAGCGCGCCGCTGATTTTGGCCTGGCTTGTGATGGCGGGGCTGTTTTTCAGTTTCTATTTCGGTTTCGTCAATGTGCGCATGTTCGGCCATGCGCTGGATTTGCTGCGCGGAAAATATGATAAGGAAGAGGGCGGTGAGGGTCAGATTAACCGTTTTCAGGCATTATCGACCAGTCTGTCGGGGACGGTCGGCCTCGGGAATATCGCCGGGGTAGCTGTGGCAATTTCCGTCGGCGGGCCGGGGGCGATGTTCTGGATGATGGCAATGGGCTTTTTCGGCATGTCGACAAAATTCACCGAATGCTCGCTCGCCGTTAAATTTCGTCACAAAAATCCGGATGACTCTTTTTCCGGCGGGCCGATGTATTACATCAGCGACGGCTTTGCGGAAAAGGGACGGACATTGGGGAAAATCGGACGGCTGATGGCAATGTTTTTTGCCGTTTGCTGTATCGGCGGCGCGATGGGCGGCGGGAATATGTTTCAGGCCAATCAGTCCTTTCAGCAATTTGTGAATATCACGGGCGGTGAAGCCAGCTATTTTGCGGATAAAGGCTGGCTTTTCGGTCTTATTCTGGCGGTGCTGGTGGCGCTGGTGATTATCGGCGGTATCCAGTCGATTGCCCGCGTGACATCGAAAATCGTTCCGTTGATGGCTATTATTTATATCTCGGCGGGGCTGGTGATTATTTTTATGAATATCACGGCCATTCCTGCGGCATTCGGCACCATTCTGCGTGAAGCTTTCGGCGTTGATGCGCTGGCGGGCGGCTTCTTTGGTGCCTTGTTGCAAGGTGTGCAGCGGGCGTCATTCTCCAATGAAGCAGGGATCGGTTCTGCGCCGATTGCACATGCCACGACCAAAACAAAAATTCCTGTCAGTCAGGGCGTTGTCGCCATGCTGGAGCCGTTTATCGATACGATTATGATTTGTACGATTACGGCGCTGGTGATTGTCGTCACAGGATCCTATAACAATGGCGGTAATATGGAGGGAGTCGAGTTGACGTCCCGCGCTTTTGCCAGCGCCTTTTCATGGTTTCCCTATATTTTGGGGATTGCCGTGATCCTGTTCGCCTTTTCGACAATGATTGCCTGGTCCTATTACGGGCTGAAAGCTTTCACTTATCTGGTCGGAGAAAATAAAATACTGGGCACGCTGTATAAGCTGGTGTTCTGCTCCGTCATTATTCTTGGCGCGGCGGCAAATCTTAGCAATGTCATCGGCTTTACCGATGCGATGATTTTTGCGATGGCACTGCCGAATGTGATCGGGCTTTATGTTTTGGCGCCCGGATTGAAAAAGGATTTGAAAGCTTATTACAAAGGCGTGATCAAGAAAGAGCATATTGCGGAAGAAAAAACCGCCGCCAAGGAAGCGAAAAAGGCGAAAAGCAAAGCGAAGCAATAG